The genomic segment CACGTAAGTTTCATCATGCTCTGCGCGAGGCTGACAGGATTGTGGCTATCAGCGAATGTACCAAGCGCGATATATGTGAGTTGGGTGGGGTGGACCCCAGTAGGGTGGACGTGATCTATCAGAGTTGCGCCCAGCGCTTTTCTGACTCGCCCGACGAGCGTGGCCTGTGGCGGGTGCGCCAAAAGTATGGCTTGCCCGACCGCTACATACTGAACGTGGGCAGCATTGAGCAGCGTAAGAACGTGCTACTGGCTGTTAAGGCGTTGCATCGACTGCCTGAGGACGTGTCGCTGGTGATTGTGGGGCGTCGCACGCCCTATGCCGACGAGGTGGTGAAATATGTGAATGAGACAGGACTCTGCGGACGTGTGCTGATTCTGCATGGGGTGCCCGACGAGGACTTGCCTGCGCTCTATCGCATGGCCGACATGTTTGTCTATCCTTCGCGCTATGAGGGCTTCGGCATCCCCATCATTGAGGCCATCCGCTTGGGACTGCCTGTGGTGGCCTGCACGGGCTCGTGTCTGGAAGAGGCTGGCGGACCTGACAGCCTGTATGTGGCGCCTGACGACGACGAGGCCATGGCGCACGCCATCAGTAAGGTGCTCTTTGGGGCTGAGGGCAGACAGCAGCGCATTGAACGGAGTATGACTTATGTGCAGCGTTTTGAGAATACGGGGGCTGCACAGCGTTTTGCGGACTTATATAGAGAGATGCTTTGAGATATGGAAAAGAAACATTTTGCACTGAAGAAACTGATGGCTGCAGTGGAGAAGGAACTGCTGCACAAGCCTAATCACAAAACACTGGACCGCCTGTCGCTGCTGGTGGGTTTCCAGGATTGGGATTCGTTTCAGGAGGCATTGCAGGGTGAGGCTGACGGACGTACTAACTACGAATCAAAGGAATATGGGGATCACGATGACTAAACTTCTGATGGCGGTTGGCTTGGTTGGGCTGATGGCTTGCAGCGATAAGAAGGATGCAGACGATGAGCTGAACCTGATGCCGCGCTTTGACACCACATGGAACATCTATGAGAGTTATGAGAAGCAGGAGGATGGATCCATTGTCTATAACTCATTGCCATGGGGTGGACTGGTGGCTTCGGTCAAGGAGAATAACCTGCCGGTTGACTGGTCGGACTATGAGTCGGTGACGTTTGAGTTTGCAGAACCTACGAACGTGGTGACGCAGATCATGGTGAACTCGAGTCTGAAGACGTGGGGAAAGCCTGGCATCAAATCGCTGACGTGCTATTTCGATGGACAGAATGTGAAGTCGGTGAGCGAGGTGGTGCTGCAAACGGCCGATACGGGACGCGTGGTGCTGAGCAAGGCTTACCTCTCGCCCAAGAATGCTACATGGACTCCCATTAGCTTGTGGAAGGGAAATTGCGAGACTGGCAATTGGCAGGATGGTTTCCTGCTGAGACCGGAGAAGTTTCAGGATGCCTATGAGGGCGACAAACTGGAGTTTGTGTTATCGACGGAGACGAGTAATCCGGAGGTGTCGTACTGGTTGCTGAAGACGGTGATCAACACCACGCCCAAAACACTCGAGGGTAATAGTAATGAGCAGAACCCATGGGGATGTGTACAGATTAGTAAGGGGGCCACGGTCTATAGGATTATACTGACGGCCAACGATGTGGTGAACCTGCGCGAGCATGGACTCTTTGTGAACGGCTATTATATCAACATCACACAGTGTAACCTGCTGCAAAAGGAATACCTGGAGTGATAAGGCGTTGAGTGAAGACATAAAAAAGCACCGCCGTTCCTTGGGAATAGCGGTGCTTTATTCTTTTGTTGAAGGCGATTCTTAATCCTCGCTGTTTGCGATGATAGCCGTACGCTTCTCCTTGATACGGGCTGCCTTACCAGTGAGCTTACGCAGGTAGTACAGCTTAGCGCGGCGAACCTTACCAACCTTGTTCACTTCAATGCTGTCAATGTTGGGCGACTCGATGGGGAAAATACGCTCCACACCGATGGTGCCTGACATCTTGCGAACAGTGAAACGCTTCTTCTCACCGTGACCTACGATCTTGATGACTACGCCACGATAGAGCTGGATGCGCTCCTTGGTACCCTCGATAATTTTGTAAGCGACAGTTACAGTGTCACCAGCCTTGAAGGTGGGGTGCTGCTTGCCGGTTGCAAATGCTTCTTCAGCAACTTTAATTAAATCCATTGTTTTATTGATAAATTAAATTTGTTGTATCGTTCCAACGCAACATAACAGGCAACTCTCCTATCTTCCTGCCAGCGATTACGCGGAAAGCGGGTGCAAAGGTACTGCTTTTTAAGTGAAAAGTGGTAATGGAATGGTGAAAAGTGGTCTTTATTAACGTTTTTTAGTAATAAATTCGCATCCGTAAGTTGCAGACTCTGAACTATTTTTGCTAATTTTGCAGAAAAATAAACTACTATGAGAAATGGTGTTTTCTTAGGGGCTGTGGCTTCGTTTTTGATGCTGACAGCCTGCACATCGCACTATCAAGTGACGAATGTGAGTCGTACAAGAATATTGATTGATAATACCTACGACGCAACGCCTGATGCTGCTGCGACGGCTTTTCTGGCACCCTATAAGCAGAAGGTTGACTCGGTGATGGGTCCTGTGGTGGGACAGGCTGCCTGCGACATGGTGGCGGAGCGTCCTGAGAGTAAGTTGTCGAACCTGCTGCCTGATATCTTTATGTATATGGCGAAGTATTATCAGGAGAAGCCTGACTTTGCCGTGTATAACATGGGCGGCATCCGTGCGTCCTTGCTGAGGGGTGACGTGACGGTGGGTGATGTGCTTGACATTGCGCCGTTTGAGAATAAGATTTGCTTCCTGACCATGACGGGCAAGCAGGTGACGCGTTTGTTTGAGCAGATTGCTGCGCGTGGTGGCGAGGGCGTCAGTCATGGTGTGCAGTTGGTTATCTCAAAGGACGGTGCTCTGGTGTCGGCGCGATTGAATGGAAAGGAGATTGATCCGAATGCCAGTTATCGCATTACGACAATCGACTATCTGGCGCAGGGTAATGATGGACTGTCTGTGTTCAAGGAGGCTACGGTGCTGAACTCTCCCTCGGATGCCAAGAACAATGCGCGTTATATCATTGCCGACTATTTCCGCGAGATGATGAAGGCGGGCAAGATTGTTGGCGCTGAGGTGGAAGGTCGTATCGTGGTGAAGTGAAAGGTGATATTTGAAAGGTGAATAACTCTATGAAGATGAGACGAATAGTAATGATGATAGCCCTGCTGCTGGTGGTGGTTTGTGGCAGCGCTAAGGGCACAAAGAAGATTACAGTGTTGCACACCAGCGATACGCATTCATGTATATTGCCGCTGAATAAGAGTCTGGCTGATACGTTGCTGGCCGACCGCGGCGGTTTCCTGCGTCGCATCGCCATGCTGAAGCAGGAACGTCAGAAGGAACCAAATCTGCTGTTATTCGACTGTGGCGACTTTTCGCAGGGCTCCAGCTACTATACGATGTTCAAGGGTGATGTGGAGGTGGAGCTGATGAACCGCATGCATTATGATGCAGCGACGATCGGTAACCATGAGTTTGACTTTGGCCTGGATAATATGATCCGACTGTTTAAGATGGCTGAGTTTCCTATCGTGTGCTCGAACTATGACTTTGGCGATACGGAATTGAAGGACATCGTGAAGCCTTATATCGTGCTGAAACGTCAGGGGGTGAAGATTGGCGTTTTTGCCTTGTGTCCGCCTTTAGAGGGACTGGTGTCGGCCAAGAACTACGGTCCGTTGAAGTTCCTGGATCCTGTGGAGGTGACTACTCGAATGGTGGATGTGTTGCGCCGTCAGGAGAAGTGTGATGTGGTGATCTGTTTGAGTCACCTGGGCTGGGAGGTGTCTGAGTATCCTGATGATAAGTTTATCAGTCAGACTAGTGGCATCGACCTGGTGCTGGGTGGGCATAGTCATACTTACTTGAAGACGCTGGGCTATGTGACTGACAAGGAGGGGCGTCAGGTGCCTGTTGACCACGAGGGTAAGCATGCTGTCTTTGTGGGCAAGATGCAGTTGACACTTACTCGAAATAAAGAGTAAATAGAAACATCTTTGTTCTGACGCCATCAATGCCGTTGACACTGTTCGAGAAGACGCGCTTGTTGGCGTCAGTCAGTTCGTTGACGTGGTTCTTGTCGAGGACGTTGGCTAGGCCATAGCAGAACTTAATCTCTGGAATGAGCTTGAAGAACGGCAGATATAGGTCGCAGCCCATACCAACGTTTATCATGGCATCGTAACGTTTCAGTTGGACGTAGTCTTGTCCTTTGCTCGACATGTTGACCATCGGACTGATACCTGCCACCACATAGGGGCGGTAGTTGTTGAAGCGTGGTGCCGAGAACTTCAAATCGATGGGTACCGACAGGTAGGTGTTCTTCAGGTCTTGGGTTTCTTCGCGTGGCTTTCCTGCGTCGTTCAGGTTGTCGAAGTCGCGAAACACCAGGTGCTTGGAACCGAAATGAAGGGTGGGGGATATGCGGATGTTGAAGTTGTCGCTGAGGCGCATGTCGCCCAGCACACCTACGCTGAATCCTGGGTTCCAGTTGTCCACATCGCAGGTGATGGTACGTGTGCTGCCGTCTTCCATGAGCTGCGGACCCACGTTACTTGTTTCGGCATCCTGGATGTTCACTCCCAGACTGATGCCGAAATGTAGAGGGCGCAGGTCGATATAGGGTTTGTTCTGCACCTTTCGCTTCTGTGCTACTGCTGTCATGGCGATAAGGACGAGCAGCATGATACTGACAATTCGTTTCATTATTATCAATAACGTAAAAATGTGTGGGTTATTGTTTTGGTGATTATTTCGACATAGTATAAATTATTAAAAAAACATACCTAAAGTTTGGTATTGTTCGGAAAAAGTTAGTATCTTTGCATCACTATAATTAAGTATTAACTCATAAAAATTAAGAACTATGGCATATGTAATTGGCGATGACTGTATCTCTTGTGGTACATGTCAGGGTGAGTGCCCCGTTGAGGCTATCTCTGAGGGTGCAGATAAGTACGTAATCGACGCTGATGCTTGCACTGAGTGCGGTACCTGCGCTAGCGTTTGTCCTTCTGAGGCTATCAGCCTGGGCTAATCAATTAGCTTCATAAACCCATAAGCGGGGAGTTCCTTTCGGAATTCCCCGCTTTTCTTATAAGTATATATATTAAATACGTTACCCATCTATTATCTTTCTGTAGTCTATCTATCATGGTTCTGGTATTAATATATAATAAATGCCGACCTTGCAGTAGTGCAGGGTCGGCATTCGTCGTATATGTGTTAGATGAATATTACTTCACCAACTTCTTCAGAGTCTCAACAGCCTTCTTTACCTCGGCGTCGTTGGGCTGAAGCTCCAGCAGCTTCTCTGCGTTGCTCAGGGCAGTCTTGTTGTCCTTCTGCTTCAGGTTGTAACGCATCAGGTATGAATAAGCGTCAAACAGACGGCTCTTGTCGGTCTCGTCGATGGTCTCGTGAGCATTGACAAGCTCGATAAGGCGTGTGAAGTGTGCCTTAGCGGTGCCCTTCAACTCGGTATCCAGCTGTGCGCTCAGACGTCCACGCTGCAACAGTGCAAACTCCTCGGCATCGGGATACTTGGCAATCAGGTCGGCCCACATCTGGTCGGCCTTGGCAAATTCTGCAATACGAGCGTCGCCTTCCAAAGAACGAGCGTAGCTGTTCTGCAACAGACCCAGACCGGCATAGTCGGTAGCGTCGGCGTCGGCCTTGGCGTTCAGGAACTGCTGATAGCTCTCGATAGCCTGGGGATAGTTCTTCATGCTTTTGTATGAGTCAGAGATGCCTTTGTAGATGTCGGCATGTACGCTCTTGTCCTCAGCCTTTGCCAGTGCCTCCTTATATTTGGCGATAGCCTCCTCAAACTGACCATTGCCATAGAATGCCTGTGCGTAGTTCTGATAGTCCATGTCTGAGATGGTTACGCTATCCTTGTTAACCTTGTTGAACAGGGTGTTGGCATACTCCAAAGCCTCGGGGAACTGCTTCAGCTCGTTGCTGCATAGCATGGCAATACGTGTCATGGTAGCATTCAGAGGCTCCTTGCTCAGACCGTCCTTCACGATGCTCAGTGCCTTAGCATACTGACGACCGTGGTAGTTGGCCATAGCATACTCGATGAAGTCCATACGGGTGAGATCGTTCTTGGCTACCTTTGAGAAGGCCTCGATAGCGGTAGCATAACGCATCTGTGAGTAGCTGATGTGGCCGATGAGACGGTCAACGGGATAGCCGGGAACCTCCTGACGGAGCTCCTCAAGCTTTGCCACAGCACCTTCGGGACTCACCTTACTATAGATGATAGCATACTTACGATAAGCCTCAGGGTTCTTGGGGTCAGAGTAGATAGCCTGCTCATACATTCTGGCTGCCTCACCACCGTTGTTGATTCCAGCGATGTCGCCCAGCAGGATATATGCGGGAGCATAGTCGTTCTTCTTCAGACTCAGAGCCTTGCTAGCGCAATCTTTTGCGTTGATAGAGTCACCAGCCTCGTAGAAAGCACGACCGAAAGCCATGAGGTTGTCGACGTTCTTCTTGTTCTTGTTAACGTAGTTCTTTACCTGCTTGCTGAAGTCAGCGGGCTTGTTCTTAATCAAACTCTTCAGGGCATCAACGTCGGCGCTTGTGCCGTCCTGTGCCATTGTGCCAACGCTGCATCCAAACAGCAGGGCACCCATCATAAAATATTTCATTGTCTTCATAATCATTTGGGTTTGAACAGTTAAACTTCGTATCCTAAATTGATATCCTTTTTACCTTTGATGTTTATTCTGACTAATCGTTTAATCTAGTCTATGACAACGTCGCGCACGGAATACTCGGCTCGGGCAGGGAAGAGACCTGCGTTGAAGAAGATCAGCTGACCAGGATTAGGCAGCCAGCAGAAGTTCTTGAAGGCACGAGCCACACCCGTTGAACGCGGGTCTATGCAGATGGCATAGATGGTACGAATGAAGGGGTAATAGTTGTAGGCGATGTTCCACTGCGAGGGCTTGTAGGTATTCTCACGCAGCGCCTCCTTGGCTCTTCCCACTTTCATCACGGTGATATTGCGGTTGTACGTCAGGTTTGTGGTGTCGCGCTGGTCGTTCAACCAGATGGAGCCCACCACGCCGATGGCGTTCTTGTTGTTCTCTACATATTCTACCACCTCGGCACTGGTCATGGCGGCCTTCACATTGCCGTCGGTCTTCACCTGTTTGCCTTGCATGATGGAGTCGACCACATAGCGCAGTGTGCCCGACTTGGGGTTGTCGAAGGCCACTTTAATTTTGCCCATCTTTGATTCTGGGTTCAATTCGCTCCATTGAGTCACCTCGCCCGCCATAATCTTACGGAAGGTGTCAACAGTGATCAGTGTGTCGGGGTTGGCTTTGTTCACAATGAGGGCCAAGGCATCGTAAGCCAGTTCGGTGCATGTTGGCCTATATTTCATTTGCTTAAGCGTTTCTTCTTCGTTGGGGGTCAGTCGGCGGGTGGTGAACACCAGCAGGACTTCCTGGTTCATCAGTTTCTCTACGGCCTCCTGCTCACTGATGTAGAGCGGATAGATGGAGTCGCGCTTGTTCTTCATGTTGAAGATGTCCAGTTCCTCGTTGATGATGGGACTCAGACTCTCGTCGGCAGCAAAGTACTTAGACTGCTGCTTGTAGGTATCGTCAGAAGGCTTGTTCCCACATGATGGGAACAAGCCTATAAAGAGTGACAATCCAATTAATAATGTATTGAATTGGGTTCTATTCATTTTTTTTGTTTGATGCTTACTGGAGTTTGAAGGTAACAGGCAGAGTGAACTTCACACGTACAGCAGAACCGTTCTGCTTACCAGGAATCCACTTTGGCATAGCCTTCAGCACACGTACGGCTTCCTTATCGAGTGAGGGGTCAACGGAACGAACCACCTTGATGTCGGTGATTGAACCGTCACGCTCTACGACGAAGGTACATACTACACGACCCTGGATACCGTTTTCCTCGGCAATAGCAGGGTAGCGAATTGACTTGTGGAGGTAGTCCATCAGAGCCTGATCGCCGCCTTTGAAAGAAGGCATCTGCTCTACTACGTCCCAAACCTTTGTCTCTTCTCTCACAGGGGGAACCTCGTCTACCACTTTTTCAGTTACTTTCAACACGTGGTCAGCCTCGTCACTACCTTTGTCATAGTCAACGGCACCTACGGCCACATCACTCTGGGCGATTTCGTCCTGAGTCTTAGTAACCTGATCGGGGGCGTCGTCTTCCATTTCATAGGCGGTGAACTTCTCAGAGTTCATGACGGTCTCCTCAGCAACGAGCTGCTCCAGCTCCTCAACGTCGTAGACCACCTCTTCCTCTTCCTGTTCCTCAGCCTCTTCCTCAATCTGCTCAAGAGTTACCTCGGTCTCGTGTTCAGCCTGTGCTGCTGCGATGGCTTCAGAAGCCACGTTAACCAGCAGGAAGCTACCCACGATAGCGATGATACCGGCAAAGAGAGCCAGCATCGCATAGAGGTTACGCTTGTTGGTATTCTGACGAATGGCATAAGCACCGTAGGCCTCGTTCTTTCCTTCGAATACGAGGTCAATCCATTTTTGATCTAACAGATCTATCTTAGACATAGTTCTTTCGTTTTAATGGGTTAATCGATCTTAATACCGTTCTCAATCAGAATAGGCAGATCCTTTTCAGGGTCAATCTTATCGATCACGTACTTACCGATACAGCAAATCTGCATCTCGTCCAGAATCGTTACGAGGTTGTCGTAGTTTGAGTTGTCCAGAGGCTTGATGTTCACAGCCAGTGTGGGCACCATATTGGTCTCTGTAAAGTCTCTCATGTCCTTGTCAACCTTGTCGTAGCGAGCCTTATCGAGCTGGTCGTTGTTAACAATATCCACGTGACCCTTCTTAATCATGATCATAGCACGGTTATAGACAGAGTCATTGGCTTCCTGCTGGCTCTTAGGCAGAGCGTTAAACCAGTTGTCCAACTGCTTCTTGGCGTCCATCAGCACTTTGGTAGGAGCGTGACGGTGGTTGCGAAGCACTTCGCGGATACCTTCCTTACCCCATGTGGTCTCCTTCAGGAACTCGGGCTTACCGAAGTCTTCCTTGTGGTCCACGATGTAGTAGTACAGTTTGTTATCAGCAGCCAGATACAATGTGATGGTCTGCTCGGTCTTTGACTTATCCTTGTCTTCAGCCGTCATGGTATCATCCTTTGCAGGCATGGTCAGGTGCATAGCCTGAGGCTTAGCCAAAGTTGTACACAGCATGAAGAAGGTAATAAGAAGCATCATCATATCCACCATCGGCGTGAAGTCGACGCGGACATTCATCTTTTTCTGCTTGCTTTCTTTTTGTTTAGCCATATCTTATTCCTCCAATTTCTTTAACTGTGTAACCAACTTATAGCGGCTCTCGTTGATGTCCTGCAATTCTGCAATAACCATTTTAACCGCGCTGTAAGGAGTCTCCTTATCTGCCTTGATGCAGATTTCGAGCTTATTGGCAACACCAACCTTCTCGGCATCAGCCAGATCGTTGTACCACTCCTTATAACCATTCTTCATTGCTTTCACCCAGAGTTGGAATTCACTCATCTTGTCCTCACGGTTCTGCAAGCTATCGGTAGGAATACCGGTAGTCTTCAGCAGTTTCACCTGATCCTCGTGCGTTCTGCTCAGATATTCGGGCAGGCTCTTCACGGGAATACCAATCTGAGTACCTACCAGGAAATCCTTCTTCTGTTCAGGTGTGAGGGTTGTTTCGCGCTCTTTCAGCATCTGATCCAGCGCTTTCTCCAACGTCACGGTCTTGTCTGTTCCCATCAACACGCGGCCCTGTGGGTCGATAGTGATGTCGAGCACTGCCGATGAAGATACCTTAGCCATGGTCGTAGAACCAGGCGTAACAACCTTCACCACTTCGTTCTTCGTGAAGTTTGCACTCAGCATGAAGAACGTCAGCAGCAGCACCATCACGTCCGACATGGGCGTCATGTCAATCCAGACGTCGGTTTTCTTAATTTTTATCTTACCCATAGTGGTTTAATATTTAAAGGGTTAGACAAAATTAAGCCTCGTCTGCGTGTGTAGCGTTGTAGGTCTGAGCCAGTGAATAACCAATCTCGTCCAGTGCAAACGAAATCTTGTCGATGCGGTTGGTGAAGAAGTTGTAAGATACAACTGCGAGCCAAGAAGTACCGATACCGAAGGCAGTGTTAATCAGAGCCTCAGAGATACCAGCAGACAGCTCAACAGAGTCACCACCACCACCTTGTGCCAGAGCCTGGAATGACTTGATCATACCAACCACAGTACCGAGCAGACCAGTCAGAGTACCCAGAGTAACGATGGTTGCGATGATGGGCAGGTTCATGGTCAGAGTAGGCATCTCAACAGCGATAGCCTCCTCGTGAGCAGCCTGGATGCGAGCGATCTTCACTTCCTTCTTTACACCCTGAGCGGCGTCAGCCTCTTTGTATGCCATAACAGTAGCGCGAACAACGTTAGCCACTGAACCACCCTGAGCGTTGCAGTGCTGCAGAGCAGCGTCGAAGTTCAGAGCCTTCAGGTCAGCCTTAATCTTAGCCAGGAAAGCAGCGAGCTTCTCCTTACCGATACACTTGCTCAGAGCGAGCACGCGCTCGATAGCCATGAAGATAACGGTGAGCAACAGAGTGTGGATCACAGGCACGATAACACCACCCTTATAGATGGTACCCCAGATGTTCAGAGGAGAACCTGCGGGATCGCCACCTTCGAAGTTAGCTGACTGACCGAAGTTCAGGAAGAAGTTCAAGAAAGCGATAACTGCGCAAATTGCAATCACCCAGATAGCGTCCTTAATACCAACGCTGCTTGTCTTTTTTGCTGCGGGAGCAGCAGGTTTTGTTGTTGCCATAATTTTGTTTTTTTTGTTTTTGAGTTATTAAATGAATTAAATGTATGTTGTTCAATAATATGCTAGTTAGCGAGCGTATATACCACTGGCTTTTTAGCCATTGGGCACTTTGACCTCGCAAAGGTAACAAAATAAACGTTTATCGCGTCAGTGTTTAACTACATTTAACGATTATTTTAATGATTTTAGCGCATTGCCGATGCGCTTCATGGCTTCTCGGATGTTATCATCGCTTGTAGCGTAGCTCATGCGGAAACAGTTCGGGTCACCAAAGGCGTCGCCGCCCACGGTAGCCACATGACCTTCCTCCAGCAGATACATGGCCAGGTCGGTGCTGTTGTTGATAGCCTTTCCGCTGGGTGTTGTCTTGCCATAGAAGCTTGAGCATTTGGGGAAGAGGTAGAAAGCGCCCTCGGGCACGTTAACCTCCAGTCCAGGAATCTGCTTAGCCAGTTCCACGATGAGGTTGCGGCGGCGTTCAAAAGCCTTGCGCATGTCCTCTACGCACTCCTGACTGTCGGTGTAGGCAAACTCGGCAGCCTTCTGACTCACAGAGCAGGGTCCGCTGGTATACTGTCCTTGCAGTTTGTTGCAGCCTTTGACAATCCATTCGGGTGCTGCGATATAGCCGATGCGCCAGCCTGTCATGGCGTAAGCCTTCGACACACCATTGACGATGATGGTGCGATCTTTCATGCCAGGGAACTGAGCGATTGACTCGTGGTGACCCACATAGTTGATGTGTTCATAGATCTCGTCGGCCAGCACGAACAGATCCTCGTGCTTTAATATAATGTTTGCGAGTGCGCGCAGTTCCTCTTTATTATAGACAGACCCCGTAGGGTTGCTGGGCGAGCAGAGGATGATGAGGCGTGTCTTAGGTGTGATGGCAGCCTCCAGCTGCTCGGGTGTCATCTTGAAGTTCTGCTCAAAAGTAGCCTCAACGAACACAGGTGTGCCGCCAGCCAGCAGTGCCATCTGAGGATAGCTCACCCAGTAGGGCGCAGGAATAATCACCTCTTCGCCAGGGTTCACCAGTGCCATCACTGTGTTGCACACACTCTGCTTAGCACCGTTGCTCACCAGAATCTCATTCGATGTATAGTCCAGTCCGTTCTCACGCTTTAACTTCT from the Prevotella sp. E15-22 genome contains:
- a CDS encoding lipopolysaccharide assembly protein LapB, producing MKTMKYFMMGALLFGCSVGTMAQDGTSADVDALKSLIKNKPADFSKQVKNYVNKNKKNVDNLMAFGRAFYEAGDSINAKDCASKALSLKKNDYAPAYILLGDIAGINNGGEAARMYEQAIYSDPKNPEAYRKYAIIYSKVSPEGAVAKLEELRQEVPGYPVDRLIGHISYSQMRYATAIEAFSKVAKNDLTRMDFIEYAMANYHGRQYAKALSIVKDGLSKEPLNATMTRIAMLCSNELKQFPEALEYANTLFNKVNKDSVTISDMDYQNYAQAFYGNGQFEEAIAKYKEALAKAEDKSVHADIYKGISDSYKSMKNYPQAIESYQQFLNAKADADATDYAGLGLLQNSYARSLEGDARIAEFAKADQMWADLIAKYPDAEEFALLQRGRLSAQLDTELKGTAKAHFTRLIELVNAHETIDETDKSRLFDAYSYLMRYNLKQKDNKTALSNAEKLLELQPNDAEVKKAVETLKKLVK
- the rplS gene encoding 50S ribosomal protein L19 encodes the protein MDLIKVAEEAFATGKQHPTFKAGDTVTVAYKIIEGTKERIQLYRGVVIKIVGHGEKKRFTVRKMSGTIGVERIFPIESPNIDSIEVNKVGKVRRAKLYYLRKLTGKAARIKEKRTAIIANSED
- a CDS encoding 4Fe-4S binding protein — its product is MAYVIGDDCISCGTCQGECPVEAISEGADKYVIDADACTECGTCASVCPSEAISLG
- a CDS encoding porin family protein, encoding MKRIVSIMLLVLIAMTAVAQKRKVQNKPYIDLRPLHFGISLGVNIQDAETSNVGPQLMEDGSTRTITCDVDNWNPGFSVGVLGDMRLSDNFNIRISPTLHFGSKHLVFRDFDNLNDAGKPREETQDLKNTYLSVPIDLKFSAPRFNNYRPYVVAGISPMVNMSSKGQDYVQLKRYDAMINVGMGCDLYLPFFKLIPEIKFCYGLANVLDKNHVNELTDANKRVFSNSVNGIDGVRTKMFLFTLYFE
- a CDS encoding 5'-nucleotidase C-terminal domain-containing protein; translation: MRNGVFLGAVASFLMLTACTSHYQVTNVSRTRILIDNTYDATPDAAATAFLAPYKQKVDSVMGPVVGQAACDMVAERPESKLSNLLPDIFMYMAKYYQEKPDFAVYNMGGIRASLLRGDVTVGDVLDIAPFENKICFLTMTGKQVTRLFEQIAARGGEGVSHGVQLVISKDGALVSARLNGKEIDPNASYRITTIDYLAQGNDGLSVFKEATVLNSPSDAKNNARYIIADYFREMMKAGKIVGAEVEGRIVVK
- a CDS encoding glycosyltransferase family 1 protein; this translates as MNDSIKIGLDAKRIVRNGTGLGSYGRTLANDLAAMEELNLLLYAPDKGRDDLRGQVPERRNLSYCYPKGLYTMPFCKALWRTKGMVGQMVEDGVQVFHGLSGELPVGIRKRGIKTVVTIHDLIFMRHPEYYNSIDVKIYTRKFHHALREADRIVAISECTKRDICELGGVDPSRVDVIYQSCAQRFSDSPDERGLWRVRQKYGLPDRYILNVGSIEQRKNVLLAVKALHRLPEDVSLVIVGRRTPYADEVVKYVNETGLCGRVLILHGVPDEDLPALYRMADMFVYPSRYEGFGIPIIEAIRLGLPVVACTGSCLEEAGGPDSLYVAPDDDEAMAHAISKVLFGAEGRQQRIERSMTYVQRFENTGAAQRFADLYREML
- a CDS encoding biopolymer transporter ExbD, with product MGKIKIKKTDVWIDMTPMSDVMVLLLTFFMLSANFTKNEVVKVVTPGSTTMAKVSSSAVLDITIDPQGRVLMGTDKTVTLEKALDQMLKERETTLTPEQKKDFLVGTQIGIPVKSLPEYLSRTHEDQVKLLKTTGIPTDSLQNREDKMSEFQLWVKAMKNGYKEWYNDLADAEKVGVANKLEICIKADKETPYSAVKMVIAELQDINESRYKLVTQLKKLEE
- a CDS encoding energy transducer TonB codes for the protein MSKIDLLDQKWIDLVFEGKNEAYGAYAIRQNTNKRNLYAMLALFAGIIAIVGSFLLVNVASEAIAAAQAEHETEVTLEQIEEEAEEQEEEEVVYDVEELEQLVAEETVMNSEKFTAYEMEDDAPDQVTKTQDEIAQSDVAVGAVDYDKGSDEADHVLKVTEKVVDEVPPVREETKVWDVVEQMPSFKGGDQALMDYLHKSIRYPAIAEENGIQGRVVCTFVVERDGSITDIKVVRSVDPSLDKEAVRVLKAMPKWIPGKQNGSAVRVKFTLPVTFKLQ
- a CDS encoding bifunctional UDP-sugar hydrolase/5'-nucleotidase, with product MRRIVMMIALLLVVVCGSAKGTKKITVLHTSDTHSCILPLNKSLADTLLADRGGFLRRIAMLKQERQKEPNLLLFDCGDFSQGSSYYTMFKGDVEVELMNRMHYDAATIGNHEFDFGLDNMIRLFKMAEFPIVCSNYDFGDTELKDIVKPYIVLKRQGVKIGVFALCPPLEGLVSAKNYGPLKFLDPVEVTTRMVDVLRRQEKCDVVICLSHLGWEVSEYPDDKFISQTSGIDLVLGGHSHTYLKTLGYVTDKEGRQVPVDHEGKHAVFVGKMQLTLTRNKE
- a CDS encoding biopolymer transporter ExbD codes for the protein MAKQKESKQKKMNVRVDFTPMVDMMMLLITFFMLCTTLAKPQAMHLTMPAKDDTMTAEDKDKSKTEQTITLYLAADNKLYYYIVDHKEDFGKPEFLKETTWGKEGIREVLRNHRHAPTKVLMDAKKQLDNWFNALPKSQQEANDSVYNRAMIMIKKGHVDIVNNDQLDKARYDKVDKDMRDFTETNMVPTLAVNIKPLDNSNYDNLVTILDEMQICCIGKYVIDKIDPEKDLPILIENGIKID
- a CDS encoding MotA/TolQ/ExbB proton channel family protein; translated protein: MATTKPAAPAAKKTSSVGIKDAIWVIAICAVIAFLNFFLNFGQSANFEGGDPAGSPLNIWGTIYKGGVIVPVIHTLLLTVIFMAIERVLALSKCIGKEKLAAFLAKIKADLKALNFDAALQHCNAQGGSVANVVRATVMAYKEADAAQGVKKEVKIARIQAAHEEAIAVEMPTLTMNLPIIATIVTLGTLTGLLGTVVGMIKSFQALAQGGGGDSVELSAGISEALINTAFGIGTSWLAVVSYNFFTNRIDKISFALDEIGYSLAQTYNATHADEA
- a CDS encoding PstS family phosphate ABC transporter substrate-binding protein — its product is MNRTQFNTLLIGLSLFIGLFPSCGNKPSDDTYKQQSKYFAADESLSPIINEELDIFNMKNKRDSIYPLYISEQEAVEKLMNQEVLLVFTTRRLTPNEEETLKQMKYRPTCTELAYDALALIVNKANPDTLITVDTFRKIMAGEVTQWSELNPESKMGKIKVAFDNPKSGTLRYVVDSIMQGKQVKTDGNVKAAMTSAEVVEYVENNKNAIGVVGSIWLNDQRDTTNLTYNRNITVMKVGRAKEALRENTYKPSQWNIAYNYYPFIRTIYAICIDPRSTGVARAFKNFCWLPNPGQLIFFNAGLFPARAEYSVRDVVID